In Natronolimnobius sp. AArcel1, a single genomic region encodes these proteins:
- a CDS encoding ferritin-like domain-containing protein: MSLGQRVSSDHQLARLLQIGVVLEEVVESRAAHHRESLPPEDRADLDDAVQALLDEATEESAEHRAQLEALIDELDAETVPYEEINALVDAQYGPPEDTDGVLYDQLANEETAYKFYDDLIEAIEASESDFAIDRERVLETLYEIRAEEREGVEAVTQIMEQRA, encoded by the coding sequence ATGAGTTTAGGACAGCGTGTCTCGAGCGACCACCAGCTGGCCCGATTGCTCCAGATCGGGGTCGTGCTGGAGGAGGTCGTCGAGTCACGTGCCGCCCATCATCGCGAGTCGCTCCCACCCGAGGACCGGGCGGACCTCGATGATGCAGTACAAGCACTGCTCGATGAGGCCACCGAGGAATCGGCCGAGCATCGTGCGCAACTCGAGGCATTGATCGACGAACTCGACGCTGAGACGGTTCCGTACGAGGAGATCAACGCCTTAGTCGATGCTCAGTACGGCCCGCCCGAAGACACCGACGGCGTCCTCTACGATCAACTGGCAAACGAGGAGACGGCCTACAAGTTCTACGACGACCTCATTGAGGCAATCGAAGCCTCCGAAAGCGACTTTGCGATTGACCGCGAGCGCGTCCTCGAGACGCTGTATGAGATCCGTGCAGAAGAACGAGAGGGTGTCGAAGCGGTCACACAGATCATGGAGCAACGAGCATGA
- a CDS encoding metal-dependent transcriptional regulator translates to MNTADQYLKAVYLAQRIEDGPASTGTLADLLEVSPASVNEMIGKLEERGLVEHEKYKGAALTDEGLERAHDALQTYCIIERFLANVLEVEEFRDEARALESVIDDTVAERLDTIIDRPAECPDCFDVERDCCKLLEVGTHAE, encoded by the coding sequence ATGAATACAGCAGATCAGTATCTCAAAGCGGTCTATCTCGCACAACGAATCGAAGACGGCCCCGCATCGACGGGTACACTGGCCGACCTTCTCGAGGTGAGTCCAGCCAGCGTCAACGAGATGATCGGCAAACTCGAGGAGCGCGGACTGGTCGAACACGAGAAATACAAGGGAGCGGCGCTCACCGACGAGGGCCTCGAGCGTGCCCATGATGCCCTCCAGACCTACTGTATCATCGAGCGCTTCCTCGCGAACGTCCTCGAGGTCGAAGAGTTTCGCGACGAGGCCCGCGCACTCGAGAGCGTCATCGACGATACAGTTGCCGAGCGACTTGATACGATCATCGACCGTCCAGCGGAGTGTCCGGACTGTTTCGATGTCGAACGCGATTGCTGTAAGTTGCTCGAAGTCGGGACGCACGCGGAGTAA
- a CDS encoding phosphatidylserine/phosphatidylglycerophosphate/cardiolipin synthase family protein, which produces MRRSLIWWLLAVTAITTGAIGAGIAGVATLEASAEPNPAGSATNGDLEGELDSVDPVCPRAQIAHAAEPAFTEQSIAADGDSSEPTEPAEPRIVELYPNPTTHGNVGEHLVLETPPETTLENWTLTDGHTTASLPNKTVSGRVALSMDPNKTETMTDHRVLELEGALRLAADGDTLSLSEDGDTIDQVSYDRAPLADRWYRTSNAAGEMSGESTTSPDGQWWPRDATCLPATNADVESATAFVLPDGPDVALETIREAEHRLVLAGYTFTSEDVVDELIAADERGVDVAVLLESGPVGGTSETTEPLLKKLDQSGVDVRATGGEGARYRFHHPKYAIADDHIVVMSENWNPSGVGGESSRGWGVTLEDDELATALETVFESDFEGWDTESNNAYRSNATFVADESDASQPFPATHDPASVDLESAELLVAPDNAEPRLEELLADADEEILLKQASLDADLALVDTVIEAANDGVEVKILLDSMWYNEDDNAAVAASLEQAVDDDASLEARLVEDTDQFEKIHAKGVIIDQEVAVVGSANWNENAFQNNREVLVALHGEAAATYYATVFEADWTGDTSRLPFGLSLTVIVALAIAAIIGHRYIRFGDER; this is translated from the coding sequence ATGCGTCGATCGCTCATCTGGTGGTTACTCGCCGTCACGGCCATTACAACCGGTGCCATCGGTGCCGGCATCGCCGGTGTCGCGACACTCGAAGCCAGCGCCGAACCCAACCCAGCAGGGAGTGCCACCAACGGTGATCTCGAGGGCGAATTAGACTCCGTCGACCCAGTGTGTCCGCGGGCACAGATCGCCCACGCGGCTGAACCAGCGTTCACAGAGCAATCAATCGCAGCCGACGGTGACTCGAGCGAACCCACCGAGCCCGCCGAGCCACGAATCGTCGAACTCTACCCGAATCCGACGACACACGGCAACGTCGGCGAACACCTTGTGCTCGAGACACCACCGGAAACGACACTCGAGAACTGGACACTCACCGACGGCCACACGACCGCGAGCCTGCCGAACAAAACCGTCTCCGGTCGCGTCGCCCTCAGCATGGACCCCAACAAAACCGAGACGATGACTGACCATCGCGTGCTCGAACTCGAGGGGGCGCTCCGGCTCGCTGCCGATGGCGATACCCTCTCGCTTTCCGAAGACGGAGACACCATCGATCAGGTGTCGTACGACCGAGCGCCGCTTGCCGACCGCTGGTATCGCACCTCGAATGCTGCTGGCGAGATGAGTGGTGAATCGACCACATCCCCAGACGGGCAGTGGTGGCCACGAGATGCGACCTGCCTCCCAGCCACAAACGCCGATGTCGAGTCAGCGACGGCGTTCGTCCTTCCGGACGGACCTGACGTGGCACTCGAGACCATCCGCGAGGCAGAGCACCGACTCGTGCTTGCAGGGTACACGTTCACTTCCGAGGACGTTGTCGATGAACTCATTGCGGCCGACGAACGCGGCGTCGACGTGGCCGTTCTTCTTGAGAGCGGACCTGTCGGCGGCACCTCAGAGACGACCGAACCCCTCCTCAAGAAACTCGATCAAAGTGGTGTCGACGTCCGAGCGACCGGTGGCGAGGGCGCTCGCTATCGATTTCATCATCCGAAGTACGCCATCGCCGACGACCACATTGTCGTCATGAGCGAAAACTGGAATCCCTCGGGTGTCGGCGGCGAATCCAGTCGTGGTTGGGGTGTCACGCTCGAGGACGACGAGCTTGCAACAGCCCTCGAAACCGTCTTTGAAAGCGACTTCGAGGGCTGGGATACCGAATCGAACAACGCCTATCGATCGAACGCAACGTTCGTTGCGGACGAAAGCGACGCAAGCCAGCCGTTCCCCGCGACTCACGACCCCGCGTCTGTTGACCTCGAGTCAGCAGAACTTCTCGTTGCCCCCGATAACGCCGAGCCTCGTCTCGAGGAACTGCTTGCCGATGCTGACGAGGAGATTCTGCTCAAACAAGCCAGCCTGGATGCAGACCTCGCGCTCGTCGATACCGTGATCGAGGCGGCAAACGACGGTGTCGAGGTCAAAATCTTGCTGGACTCGATGTGGTACAACGAGGACGACAACGCTGCCGTCGCGGCCTCCCTCGAGCAGGCCGTCGATGACGACGCCTCACTTGAGGCCCGACTCGTCGAAGACACCGACCAGTTCGAGAAAATCCACGCAAAAGGCGTGATTATCGATCAGGAGGTCGCGGTGGTCGGCAGTGCCAACTGGAACGAAAACGCGTTTCAGAACAATCGCGAAGTCCTCGTTGCACTCCATGGAGAGGCTGCCGCGACGTACTACGCAACAGTCTTCGAGGCTGACTGGACTGGAGACACCTCGAGACTCCCGTTCGGGCTCTCACTGACAGTCATCGTCGCGCTGGCCATTGCTGCCATCATTGGCCACCGCTACATCCGATTCGGCGATGAGCGATAA
- a CDS encoding DICT sensory domain-containing protein, with translation MKTLRAVFDSVRAQQKQLEVYTPDTETAGDLEQQFSTRHVDVVRRSLTEQDGPGFVVIRDQSGDFLAAVGLDRFEALFAPDDHPPWEFDGSTEELRDLFDFLENTFFSSADRQQMLAAAREIEERAWRTGEGTLYTGFQTEPALTAQTDVYDQLGVRNGLSVVAFVRDKWSGSLENVTVVTDPAEELGSFWFVVFDGGGHNNQQCALLAEERDMDSFYGCWTYEPDIVAELVAYLESTYCRE, from the coding sequence ATGAAAACCCTGCGTGCGGTGTTCGACTCGGTCAGGGCCCAACAGAAACAACTTGAGGTGTATACACCGGACACCGAGACGGCTGGCGATCTCGAACAACAGTTTTCGACGCGACACGTCGATGTCGTTCGTCGCTCGCTGACGGAACAGGACGGACCCGGATTCGTTGTTATTCGAGACCAAAGCGGTGATTTTCTGGCCGCAGTCGGCCTCGATCGATTCGAGGCGTTGTTTGCACCCGACGATCACCCTCCGTGGGAGTTTGACGGCTCAACTGAGGAACTCCGTGATCTGTTCGATTTCCTTGAGAATACGTTCTTTAGCTCCGCTGACCGGCAACAAATGCTGGCTGCAGCCCGTGAAATCGAAGAGCGCGCGTGGCGCACTGGCGAAGGCACGCTATACACCGGCTTCCAGACCGAGCCAGCGTTAACAGCACAAACCGATGTCTACGACCAATTGGGTGTTCGAAATGGACTTTCGGTGGTCGCTTTCGTACGCGATAAGTGGAGTGGCTCACTCGAGAACGTGACCGTTGTAACAGACCCGGCCGAAGAACTCGGCTCGTTCTGGTTCGTGGTTTTCGATGGCGGTGGTCACAACAACCAACAGTGTGCCCTGCTGGCTGAAGAACGAGATATGGACTCATTTTATGGCTGCTGGACATACGAGCCCGATATTGTCGCCGAACTCGTCGCGTATCTCGAGTCGACGTACTGCCGCGAGTAG
- a CDS encoding HEAT repeat domain-containing protein: protein MSEDETNGDDTPDASDEEQSVDLEAIRTRLAGLEDDLEELDSNLEAAETEPDLDVVEADLDSFRDDLESIEIPEPPETDDEDDEDDEPAPEEELQDRYDDIESDLDDLEDDLEDQRGPYGDDVISEINSVSGTITGTRWSVEGDEEIIAAVDGFLAELNALLGSDVAVPSDLEPASGAELGDNAVEDGQRVREELGDTLESATDAVDAADLDADDDAETIAALLEATDEFESDIDEATEWTDLEVREQLRREGFYDVLDHVKDFPPEWHALKVHEKRGNVDQILLAYDSLGSEFMEDHCLESLERMGPEEAIEPMVQKAGRRDKAAMRILGKIGVADEQVVDALADYVDSNPDLQKPAFRALGEIGATDAVEPIAQQLAEDNPDVRSWAARALGLIGDTRTIDPLADVLADDDEDRVRASAAWALTQIGTLEALEIVAEYDDDRAYLVKAEADNVDLEPVA from the coding sequence ATGAGTGAGGACGAAACGAACGGTGACGACACGCCGGACGCCTCGGACGAGGAACAATCGGTCGATCTCGAGGCCATTCGAACCCGTCTCGCTGGCCTCGAAGATGACCTCGAGGAACTGGATTCAAACCTCGAGGCTGCCGAGACCGAACCCGATCTGGACGTCGTCGAAGCCGACCTCGACTCGTTCCGCGACGACCTCGAGTCGATCGAGATTCCGGAGCCACCGGAAACGGACGACGAGGATGACGAAGACGACGAACCCGCACCCGAGGAGGAACTGCAGGATCGCTATGATGACATCGAAAGCGACCTCGACGACCTCGAGGACGATCTCGAGGATCAGCGCGGTCCCTACGGTGACGACGTCATCAGCGAGATAAACAGCGTCAGCGGAACGATTACGGGCACCCGCTGGTCGGTCGAGGGTGACGAAGAGATCATCGCGGCCGTCGACGGCTTCCTCGCGGAACTGAACGCCCTACTCGGCAGTGACGTTGCCGTTCCCAGCGACCTCGAGCCAGCAAGTGGTGCCGAACTTGGGGACAACGCAGTTGAAGACGGCCAACGCGTTCGCGAAGAACTCGGCGACACGCTCGAGTCGGCCACTGACGCCGTCGACGCTGCCGACCTCGATGCAGATGACGACGCCGAGACGATTGCGGCACTGCTCGAGGCGACCGACGAGTTCGAGAGCGATATCGACGAGGCAACCGAGTGGACCGACCTCGAGGTGCGCGAACAACTTCGCCGTGAAGGGTTCTACGACGTGCTGGATCACGTCAAGGACTTCCCGCCGGAGTGGCACGCCCTGAAAGTCCACGAGAAACGAGGCAACGTCGACCAGATCCTGCTGGCCTACGACAGCCTTGGCTCGGAGTTCATGGAAGACCACTGCCTCGAGTCACTCGAGCGGATGGGGCCCGAAGAGGCCATCGAGCCGATGGTCCAGAAGGCTGGCCGTCGAGACAAAGCGGCAATGCGTATTCTCGGCAAGATTGGCGTTGCAGACGAGCAAGTCGTCGACGCGCTCGCTGATTACGTCGATTCCAACCCAGACCTGCAAAAGCCCGCCTTCAGAGCACTCGGCGAAATCGGGGCGACAGACGCTGTTGAGCCGATTGCCCAGCAACTCGCCGAAGACAACCCCGATGTCCGAAGTTGGGCCGCCCGCGCCCTTGGACTGATCGGCGATACACGCACGATCGACCCCCTCGCAGACGTGCTCGCGGATGACGACGAAGACCGCGTTCGTGCGAGTGCCGCCTGGGCACTCACACAGATCGGCACGCTCGAGGCGCTCGAGATCGTTGCCGAGTATGACGACGACCGCGCCTACCTCGTCAAAGCCGAAGCCGACAACGTCGACCTTGAGCCGGTCGCCTGA